The Natronoarchaeum philippinense genome includes the window GGGTGCGGGCGCTCGATGCGCGCGCTCGTCGTGGCGTCGACGGTCGGCGGGATCGGTTCTGACTCTTGGCCGATGATAACCCCGACGCGCACTCCGGCGTCCTGCCCAGTCCGCTGCTCGATCTGTCGCTCCAGTCGTTCCGCGATGTCGGGCGGAACGTCCGCTGCGTTCGGCTGTCCGACGACGACAGAAACGGTCGGGTCGTTCCCGAGGATGATGTCTTGGGAATCGTAGTCGACCTCGATGGCTTCGAGTTGATACTCCGAAAACGCGGGATCGTCGAAAAACTGTTCGGTCTCGGCTGTCGCTTGGTTCTCGAACGTTGTCGTTTGATAGGCTGCGAACGTGGTCGCTCCGAGGATGATCGACAGGCCGACGAGAGCGACGACGAGCACCGCACCGCGTTTGAGCACCGACGCGCGCACGGAGTCGCGTTGTTCGGACAGTTCGGGACGGTAGCCGCTGAGCCAGAAGATCGCAAGCGCCGAGAGGTTGATCGACAGCAGATTGACAAGTACTAGCACCGCAGCCGACGCCGCGACGCCGGAGTAGCCCCACGCGATGCCGAGTCCGGACGTCGCCGCGGGCGGGATGAGCGCGACCGCGATGGCGACGCCGACGAGCGTCGATCCTGACCCCCGCGAGACGCTGATCGCGCCGGCGATCCCCGAGCCGAACGCGATAAACAGCGAGAGGAACCCGGGGCTCGTCCGTTCAGCGACCTGTGGGATCGTCCGGATGTCGGTCCCCGGCGGGATTATCACCGTCCCCTTGAGCACCGCGCCCACCGCAGCGGCGACGACAATGGCGAGGACGAGACCAGCGACCTGCAGCGCGATACCCCGTGCAGTGAGGTCTCGATCAGCGAGCACGCTTCCGGCGCTCGCGGTGATCGCCGGGCCCATCAGGGGCGCGACGACCATCGCGCCGATGATCGTCGCCGCCGAATCGAGCAGCAGTCCGCCGGTTGCGATGACAGTGCTCAGCACGATAAACGCGAAGTACGTCGCAAGCTCCGGCGCGAGCGACTGGGCACTGGCTTTCAGCTCTTCTCGCGAGAGGCGGTCGCCGGGATAGAGCGCTTTCAGCGCGTCGAGTCGCTCCGAAACGACCGTCTCGGTCGGCAAAACGATAGTGTAGGCGCTCTCGCTGATCCCGGCCGCGCGGATATCTTCGAGCACCGGCTCGACGCCCGTCGGTGGAACTGGAAACTGAACCATCGCCTCGAACTCGCCGCGACCGGTCTCCTCGAACACCGCGTAGTCGATTCCCTGCCCCTCCAGCACGTCGAGAACCGGCTGACGGCTTCCCTCTGGAATCAACACCTGTATGAGGCGCATACTGGCGATACGACGAGGTAGCTGTTAAACGAAGGACTGCCGTCTAACCGGCTCACCGAGTGGCCCGCCGTCTCTCTGCTAGCCGAATATGCTTATGTGGGACGGTCGAACGTTGCTGTAGTGACTGACAAGTATCCGGACCAGTGGGAGTATCGGAGTCTCAGACCGCCCCGCGAGGAGACGATGAAGGAAGCCGACGATCCGACTGACGAACTCAACGAACTCGGCGCGGAGGGGTGGGAGCTGGTCGAAACGATCGAGTACGCCGGCGGCGGGACGAAGTATCTGGTGTTCAAACGTCCGGCCGGCGCCGGGGACGACGGATGAGCAACGACGACGACTCGACGGCGGTGAGCACCGCGAACACGATGCGAGGTCGCTCCGGCGAGAGCCGACTCAAGATCTGGCTGCTGTTCCGAACGAACCGGTTCGCGCTGACGGCGGTGTTCGCCGGGCTGGTGTTCGTCTCGTTGCTCGTCTGCAGCCTGCTGCTCGATCCGTCGCTGTCGAGCGAGCTCACGTCGGGCGACACCGTCGAGACGACGTTCTCGGCGATGCTCGGTGCGATCATCACGGGCACGACGCTGGTCGTCACGATCAGCCAGCTCGTGCTCTCTCAGGAGAACGGGCCGCTGGGCGACCAGCGCGAGCGGATGAGCGACACGATGGACTACCGAAACTACGCGAAAGACCTCTTCGAGACGGTCGTCCCAGCCGATCCCTCGGCGTTTCTGAGCCAACTCGTCGAGGAGACCGAACGTCGCGCGGAGGTGCTCGACCGGATCGTCCGCGAGAGCGACAACGACGAGTTGGTCGACCAGACAGCCGAGTTCGTCGACAGCATCCACGGCAACGCCCACGAGGTACAGGACCAGCTCGAAGGGTCGAAGTTCGGTACGTTCGACGTGCTGTTCGCCGCGTTGAACTTCAACTACGCGTGGAAGATCTATCAGGTCGAGCGGATGACCGACGAGTTCGCCGAGTCGCTAAACGACGATCAAGAACAGGCGTTCGACGACCTCCGGACGGCGCTGTCGATGTTCGGCCCGGCCCGAGAGCACGTCAAGACGCTGTACTTCCAGTGGGCGCTGATCGACCTCTCGGTGTACATCATCTACGCGGCGATCCCGGCGCTGATCGTCTCGGGCGCCATGCTGACGTTCGTCACCGCCGAGACGTTCACCGGGTCGGTGCTGTCGATTCCCGTCGTGACGTGGGTGTTCAGCGGGGCCTTTACGATCACGCTGGTCCCGTTCTTGCTGTTTGCAGCCTACATCCTCCGGATCGCGCCGGTCGCAAAGCGGACGCTCGCCATCGGGCCGCTGATCCTCCGGGACTCCCAGCGTTGACATCCTCCCCGCGCTAAAGCGCGAGGCTTTCTCCTCGATTCTCCGTAAGGCGGCGACCGCAAGCAACACTCC containing:
- a CDS encoding TIGR00341 family protein; this encodes MRLIQVLIPEGSRQPVLDVLEGQGIDYAVFEETGRGEFEAMVQFPVPPTGVEPVLEDIRAAGISESAYTIVLPTETVVSERLDALKALYPGDRLSREELKASAQSLAPELATYFAFIVLSTVIATGGLLLDSAATIIGAMVVAPLMGPAITASAGSVLADRDLTARGIALQVAGLVLAIVVAAAVGAVLKGTVIIPPGTDIRTIPQVAERTSPGFLSLFIAFGSGIAGAISVSRGSGSTLVGVAIAVALIPPAATSGLGIAWGYSGVAASAAVLVLVNLLSINLSALAIFWLSGYRPELSEQRDSVRASVLKRGAVLVVALVGLSIILGATTFAAYQTTTFENQATAETEQFFDDPAFSEYQLEAIEVDYDSQDIILGNDPTVSVVVGQPNAADVPPDIAERLERQIEQRTGQDAGVRVGVIIGQESEPIPPTVDATTSARIERPHPNGAAAPDFKRNENSGRSITLRSSVPP
- a CDS encoding DUF4177 domain-containing protein, which encodes MKEADDPTDELNELGAEGWELVETIEYAGGGTKYLVFKRPAGAGDDG